In Erigeron canadensis isolate Cc75 chromosome 1, C_canadensis_v1, whole genome shotgun sequence, a single window of DNA contains:
- the LOC122588216 gene encoding mitochondrial metalloendopeptidase OMA1-like, with product MALYRRSKLCFDAIFSCYNVPKTRDPVSLAISKHNNIRYFTKCTYSTNCPLKVSARKSLFSPRVTIDRSLRFQSFGSGYRSYYTRAQFERWLRDPENFWTIVAFAVSGIGATIYFGTETIPYTKRKHIILLPKVLERWLGVFVFVRMKGEYILRRKLLPETHPDSIRVKKIANDILEALQRELKQKEKELLTDLNNEKSGEFLDVKCVDQSCRMKGNDNNVAIEHLEGLNWEILVVDDKMINAFCVPGGKIVVFTGLLKHFTTDDEIATIIGHEVAHAVARHSAETITKSIWLIFGQLLLADYVKPDQARTISHLLFELPFSRRMEIEADHIGLLLMASAGYDPRIAPKVYEKLGKVAGDLGFLDYLSTHPSAKKRCKLLSEASVMNEALAIYRTDESLVD from the exons ATGGCATTGTACAGAAGATCAAAACTCTGTTTTGATGCCATATTCAGTTGCTACAACGTGCCCAAAACACGAGATCCGGTTTCATTAGCTATTTCTAAGCACAACAATATTAGATATTTCACTAAGTGTACATATAGTACAAACTGCCCTCTTAAAGTTTCTGCTAGAAAATCTTTATTTTCACCACGGGTAACAATCGATAGGAGCTTACGTTTTCAATCTTTTGGTAGTGGTTATCGATCATATTACACTCGTGCACAATTTGAACGATGGCTTAGGGACCCTGAAAATTTTTGGACAATTGTAGCATTTGCAGTATCAGGAATTGGTGCAACCATTTATTTTGGGACGGAAACTATACCTTATACAAAACGTAagcatattattttattaccaAAAGTTTTAGAAAGATGGTTAGGCGTGTTTGTGTTTGTACGGATGAAGGGTGAATATATACTTAGGAGAAAACTTTTGCCTGAAACGCACCCGGATAGTATTAGGGTGAAAAAAATTGCAAATGATATACTGGAGGCATTGCAACGAGAGTTgaagcaaaaagaaaaagaactttTGACAGATTTGAATAATGAAAAATCGGGTGAGTTTCTTGATGTTAAGTGCGTGGATCAAAGTTGTAGAATGAAAGGGAACGATAATAACGTTGCGATTGAGCATCTTGAAGGATTGAATTGGGAGATTTTGGTTGTGGATGATAAAATGATAAATGCTTTTTGTGTACCTGGTGGGAAGATTGTTGTGTTTACAGGGTTACTAAAACATTTCACAACTGATGATGAGATTGCTACCATCATTGGTCACGAG GTTGCACATGCTGTGGCAAGACATTCAGCAGAGACGATTACAAAGTCCATCTGGCTTATATTCGGGCAGCTACTTTTAGCGGATTATGTTAAGCCAGATCAGGCCAGAACGATATCACACCTTCTTTTTGAGCTTCCTTTCTCCCGTAG gatGGAGATTGAAGCTGATCACATAGGGCTGTTGTTAATGGCTTCTGCTGGGTACGATCCACGGATTGCACCAAAGGTATATGAGAAATTGGGTAAAGTAGCAGGTGATTTAGGATTTCTAGATTACCTTTCTACACATCCATCAGCCAAGAAAAGATGTAAATTGCTATCTGAAGCCTCGGTCATGAACGAAGCGCTTGCTATTTATCGCACTGACGAAAGTTTAGTAGATTAG
- the LOC122584903 gene encoding cytochrome P450 704C1-like isoform X2, translating to MNTLILLLANLFILTGFYCSTRFMLTLFGLIVLFMLSILVALIVQYLRELLSKDHRPPVIGSVFTILIHFSHLFDYMTEIAKKHRTFRFVTPARSEVYIVDPINVEHILKSNFPNYTKGDYHKSIMKDLFGNGIFAADGDIWRHQRKLASFEFSTKVLRDFSTVVFRSNTAKLVNKVSESVVHNQNFDLQALLMRSTLDSIFKVGFGFDLDTLSGSDEASNQFMIAFDDSNYILYGRYVDVLWRVKRYLNIGSEAALKKNVKLIDKFVYGLIQLKREQMKKGKLEGDKDDILSRFLIESEKGPGKLTDKYLRDISLSFIVAGKATSANALTWFFYMLCKHTFIQEKIALEVKEATGAEYTYSIDEFSQKLAETALDKMHYLHAALTETLRLYPAVPLCSENDDILPDGFKIKKGDGISYMAYPMGRMAYIWGEDAEDFRPERWLRDGVFQSESPFKFTAFQGGPRICLGKEFAYRQMKIMAAFLVFFFKFKLVDEHKEATYRTMFTLHMDKGLPLYAFPRPKA from the exons ATGAACACTCTCATCCTACTTTTGGCCAACCTGTTCATCCTCACAGGGTTTTATTGTTCAACACGTTTCATGCTTACACTTTTTGGACTCATAGTTTTGTTCATGTTGTCAATCTTGGTGGCTCTAATTGTTCAATACTTGAGAGAATTGCTGTCAAAAGATCACCGGCCGCCAGTGATAGGCTCGGTTTTCACTATACTGATACACTTTAGCCATCTTTTTGATTATATGACTGAGATAGCTAAGAAGCACCGCACTTTCCGTTTTGTCACACCAGCACGAAGTGAAGTATATATTGTTGATCCTATTAACGTTGAACATATTCTTAAGTCCAACTTCCCGAACTACACCAAG GGTGATTACCATAAAAGCATCATGAAAGATCTTTTTGGAAATGGGATTTTCGCAGCAGATGGAGATATTTGGCGTCATCAAAGAAAGCTTGCAAGTTTTGAGTTTTCAACTAAAGTTCTTAGAGATTTTAGTACTGTTGTCTTTCGGTCCAACACTGCTAAGCTGGTGAATAAGGTTTCTGAATCAGTTGTtcataatcaaaattttgatttacaG GCTCTATTGATGAGATCAACTTTAGATTCGATATTTAAAGTCGGATTTGGGTTTGATCTTGATACTTTATCAGGTTCGGATGAAGCCAGCAATCAGTTTATGATAGCATTTGATGATTCAAATTATATCCTCTATGGACGATATGTTGATGTGTTATGGAGGGTGAAAAGGTATCTCAACATTGGATCAGAAGCTGCTCTTAAGAAAAACGTTAAGTTGATTGACAAATTTGTGTATGGCCTGATACAACTCAAGAGGGAGCAGATGAAAAAAGGAAAACTCGAG GGAGATAAAGACGATATATTGTCAAGATTTCTTATCGAAAGTGAGAAGGGTCCTGGTAAATTGACTGATAAGTACTTGAGAGACATATCACTAAGTTTCATTGTTGCTGGGAAGGCCACGTCTGCAAATGCACTCACTTGGTTCTTTTACATGCTTTGTAAACACACATTTATTCAAGAAAAAATTGCATTAGAAGTGAAAGAAGCCACTGGAGCAGAGTACACGTATTCTATTGATGAATTCTCTCAGAAGTTAGCCGAAACTGCCCTTGACAAAATGCATTATCTTCATGCAGCTTTAACCGAGACTCTCAGACTCTATCCAGCCGTTCCTCTG TGTTCAGAAAATGATGATATTCTACCAGAtggttttaaaattaaaaaaggcgATGGAATAAGTTACATGGCATATCCGATGGGAAGGATGGCATACATTTGGGGAGAAGATGCAGAGGACTTCCGGCCAGAAAGATGGCTCCGTGATGGTGTATTCCAGTCAGAAAGTCCGTTTAAGTTTACTGCGTTTCAG GGTGGGCCAAGGATATGCTTAGGGAAGGAATTTGCATATAGACAGATGAAAATAATGGCGGCTTTTCTAgtgttctttttcaagtttaaactGGTGGATGAGCATAAGGAAGCTACTTATAGAACCATGTTCACCCTTCATATGGATAAAGGGCTCCCCTTATATGCATTTCCTCGTCCGAAAGCATAA
- the LOC122584903 gene encoding cytochrome P450 704C1-like isoform X1 has protein sequence MNTLILLLANLFILTGFYCSTRFMLTLFGLIVLFMLSILVALIVQYLRELLSKDHRPPVIGSVFTILIHFSHLFDYMTEIAKKHRTFRFVTPARSEVYIVDPINVEHILKSNFPNYTKGDYHKSIMKDLFGNGIFAADGDIWRHQRKLASFEFSTKVLRDFSTVVFRSNTAKLVNKVSESVVHNQNFDLQALLMRSTLDSIFKVGFGFDLDTLSGSDEASNQFMIAFDDSNYILYGRYVDVLWRVKRYLNIGSEAALKKNVKLIDKFVYGLIQLKREQMKKGKLEGDKDDILSRFLIESEKGPGKLTDKYLRDISLSFIVAGKATSANALTWFFYMLCKHTFIQEKIALEVKEATGAEYTYSIDEFSQKLAETALDKMHYLHAALTETLRLYPAVPLDGKCSENDDILPDGFKIKKGDGISYMAYPMGRMAYIWGEDAEDFRPERWLRDGVFQSESPFKFTAFQGGPRICLGKEFAYRQMKIMAAFLVFFFKFKLVDEHKEATYRTMFTLHMDKGLPLYAFPRPKA, from the exons ATGAACACTCTCATCCTACTTTTGGCCAACCTGTTCATCCTCACAGGGTTTTATTGTTCAACACGTTTCATGCTTACACTTTTTGGACTCATAGTTTTGTTCATGTTGTCAATCTTGGTGGCTCTAATTGTTCAATACTTGAGAGAATTGCTGTCAAAAGATCACCGGCCGCCAGTGATAGGCTCGGTTTTCACTATACTGATACACTTTAGCCATCTTTTTGATTATATGACTGAGATAGCTAAGAAGCACCGCACTTTCCGTTTTGTCACACCAGCACGAAGTGAAGTATATATTGTTGATCCTATTAACGTTGAACATATTCTTAAGTCCAACTTCCCGAACTACACCAAG GGTGATTACCATAAAAGCATCATGAAAGATCTTTTTGGAAATGGGATTTTCGCAGCAGATGGAGATATTTGGCGTCATCAAAGAAAGCTTGCAAGTTTTGAGTTTTCAACTAAAGTTCTTAGAGATTTTAGTACTGTTGTCTTTCGGTCCAACACTGCTAAGCTGGTGAATAAGGTTTCTGAATCAGTTGTtcataatcaaaattttgatttacaG GCTCTATTGATGAGATCAACTTTAGATTCGATATTTAAAGTCGGATTTGGGTTTGATCTTGATACTTTATCAGGTTCGGATGAAGCCAGCAATCAGTTTATGATAGCATTTGATGATTCAAATTATATCCTCTATGGACGATATGTTGATGTGTTATGGAGGGTGAAAAGGTATCTCAACATTGGATCAGAAGCTGCTCTTAAGAAAAACGTTAAGTTGATTGACAAATTTGTGTATGGCCTGATACAACTCAAGAGGGAGCAGATGAAAAAAGGAAAACTCGAG GGAGATAAAGACGATATATTGTCAAGATTTCTTATCGAAAGTGAGAAGGGTCCTGGTAAATTGACTGATAAGTACTTGAGAGACATATCACTAAGTTTCATTGTTGCTGGGAAGGCCACGTCTGCAAATGCACTCACTTGGTTCTTTTACATGCTTTGTAAACACACATTTATTCAAGAAAAAATTGCATTAGAAGTGAAAGAAGCCACTGGAGCAGAGTACACGTATTCTATTGATGAATTCTCTCAGAAGTTAGCCGAAACTGCCCTTGACAAAATGCATTATCTTCATGCAGCTTTAACCGAGACTCTCAGACTCTATCCAGCCGTTCCTCTG GATGGGAAGTGTTCAGAAAATGATGATATTCTACCAGAtggttttaaaattaaaaaaggcgATGGAATAAGTTACATGGCATATCCGATGGGAAGGATGGCATACATTTGGGGAGAAGATGCAGAGGACTTCCGGCCAGAAAGATGGCTCCGTGATGGTGTATTCCAGTCAGAAAGTCCGTTTAAGTTTACTGCGTTTCAG GGTGGGCCAAGGATATGCTTAGGGAAGGAATTTGCATATAGACAGATGAAAATAATGGCGGCTTTTCTAgtgttctttttcaagtttaaactGGTGGATGAGCATAAGGAAGCTACTTATAGAACCATGTTCACCCTTCATATGGATAAAGGGCTCCCCTTATATGCATTTCCTCGTCCGAAAGCATAA
- the LOC122585434 gene encoding cytochrome P450 704C1-like isoform X1, whose protein sequence is MIINNLCLLSKMNTVILLFANLFILTGLYYSTPFMLRLFGLIVLFMLSILAAFLVHYLKELMSKDHQPPVIGSVFTMLIHFNHLFDYMTDIAKKHRTFRFVTPTHSEVYIADPINVEHILKSNFPNYTKGDYHKSIMKDLFGNGIFAADGDIWRHQRKLASLEFSTKVLRDFSTVVFRSNTAKLVNKVSEAVVHDQILDLQALLMRTTLDSIFKVGFGFDLDTLSGLDETSNRFMIAFDDSNCILYGRYVDVLWRVKRYLNVGSEADLKKNIRVIDYFMYELIDLKREQMKKGKLEGDKDDILSRFLIESEKSPGSMTDEYLRDISLSFIIAGKDTSANTLTWFFYMLCKHTFIQEKIALEVEEATGAEHTYSIDEFSHKLTETALDKMHYLHAALTETLRLYPAVPLDGKCSENDDILPDGFKIKKGDGISYMAYPMGRMTYIWGEDAEDFRPERWLHDGVFQSESPFKFTAFQGGPRICLGKEFAYRQMKILAAFLVFFFKFKLVDKHKEATYRTMFTLHMDKGLPLHAFPRSKA, encoded by the exons ATGATCATTAACAATCTGTGTTTACTTTCAAAGATGAACACTGTCATATTACTTTTTGCCAACCTTTTCATCCTCACAGGGTTATATTATTCAACACCTTTCATGCTTAGGCTTTTTGGACTCATAGTTTTGTTCATGTTATCAATCTTGGCTGCTTTCCTTGTTCATTACTTAAAAGAATTGATGTCAAAAGATCACCAGCCGCCAGTGATAGGCTCGGTTTTCACTATGTTGATACACTTTAACCATCTTTTTGATTATATGACCGATATTGCTAAGAAGCACCGAACTTTTCGTTTTGTCACACCAACACATAGTGAAGTATATATTGCTGATCCTATTAATGTTGAACATATTCTTAAATCCAATTTCCCAAATTACACCAAG GGTGATTACCATAAAAGCATAATGAAAGATCTTTTTGGAAATGGGATTTTCGCAGCAGATGGAGATATTTGGCGTCATCAAAGAAAACTTGCAAGTTTGGAGTTTTCAACTAAAGTTCTTCGAGATTTTAGTACTGTTGTCTTTCGGTCCAACACTGCTAAGCTGGTGAATAAGGTTTCTGAAGCAGTTGTTCATGATCAAATTCTTGATTTACAG GCTCTATTGATGAGAACAACTTTAGATTCGATATTTAAAGTGGGATTTGGGTTTGATCTTGATACTTTATCAGGTTTAGACGAAACCAGCAATCGTTTTATGATAGCATTTGATGATTCAAATTGTATCCTCTATGGACGATATGTTGATGTGTTATGGAGGGTGAAAAGGTATCTCAACGTTGGATCGGAAGCTGATCTTAAGAAAAACATTAGAGTGATTGACTATTTTATGTATGAACTGATAGACCTGAAGAGGGAGCAGATGAAAAAGGGAAAACTTGAG ggaGATAAAGATGATATATTATCAAGATTTCTTATCGAAAGTGAGAAGAGTCCTGGGAGTATGACTGATGAATACTTGAGAGACATATCACTTAGTTTCATTATTGCTGGGAAGGACACGTCTGCAAACACACTCACTTGGTTCTTTTACATGCTTTGTAAACACACATTTATTCAAGAAAAAATTGCATTAGAAGTGGAAGAAGCCACTGGAGCAGAGCACACATATTCTATTGATGAGTTCTCTCACAAATTAACGGAAACTGCACTTGACAAAATGCATTATCTTCATGCAGCTTTAACTGAGACTCTCAGACTATATCCAGCCGTTCCTCTG GATGGGAAATGCTCAGAGAATGATGATATTCTACCAGatggtttcaaaataaaaaaaggcgATGGAATAAGTTACATGGCATATCCAATGGGAAGGATGACATACATTTGGGGAGAAGATGCAGAGGATTTCCGGCCAGAAAGATGGCTCCATGATGGTGTATTTCAGTCAGAAAGCCCGTTTAAGTTTACTGCATTTCAG GGTGGGCCAAGGATATGTTTAGGGAAGGAATTTGCATATAGACAAATGAAAATACTGGCGGCTTTTCTtgtgttctttttcaagtttaaactGGTGGATAAGCATAAAGAAGCTACTTATAGAACCATGTTCACCCTTCATATGGATAAAGGGCTCCCCTTACATGCATTTCCTCGTTCGAAAGCATAA
- the LOC122585434 gene encoding cytochrome P450 704C1-like isoform X2, producing the protein MEYYLHQMEIYHIWQHLHKLGDYHKSIMKDLFGNGIFAADGDIWRHQRKLASLEFSTKVLRDFSTVVFRSNTAKLVNKVSEAVVHDQILDLQALLMRTTLDSIFKVGFGFDLDTLSGLDETSNRFMIAFDDSNCILYGRYVDVLWRVKRYLNVGSEADLKKNIRVIDYFMYELIDLKREQMKKGKLEGDKDDILSRFLIESEKSPGSMTDEYLRDISLSFIIAGKDTSANTLTWFFYMLCKHTFIQEKIALEVEEATGAEHTYSIDEFSHKLTETALDKMHYLHAALTETLRLYPAVPLDGKCSENDDILPDGFKIKKGDGISYMAYPMGRMTYIWGEDAEDFRPERWLHDGVFQSESPFKFTAFQGGPRICLGKEFAYRQMKILAAFLVFFFKFKLVDKHKEATYRTMFTLHMDKGLPLHAFPRSKA; encoded by the exons ATGGAATATTATTTGCACCAGATggagatatatcatatatggcAGCACTTGCATAAGCTT GGTGATTACCATAAAAGCATAATGAAAGATCTTTTTGGAAATGGGATTTTCGCAGCAGATGGAGATATTTGGCGTCATCAAAGAAAACTTGCAAGTTTGGAGTTTTCAACTAAAGTTCTTCGAGATTTTAGTACTGTTGTCTTTCGGTCCAACACTGCTAAGCTGGTGAATAAGGTTTCTGAAGCAGTTGTTCATGATCAAATTCTTGATTTACAG GCTCTATTGATGAGAACAACTTTAGATTCGATATTTAAAGTGGGATTTGGGTTTGATCTTGATACTTTATCAGGTTTAGACGAAACCAGCAATCGTTTTATGATAGCATTTGATGATTCAAATTGTATCCTCTATGGACGATATGTTGATGTGTTATGGAGGGTGAAAAGGTATCTCAACGTTGGATCGGAAGCTGATCTTAAGAAAAACATTAGAGTGATTGACTATTTTATGTATGAACTGATAGACCTGAAGAGGGAGCAGATGAAAAAGGGAAAACTTGAG ggaGATAAAGATGATATATTATCAAGATTTCTTATCGAAAGTGAGAAGAGTCCTGGGAGTATGACTGATGAATACTTGAGAGACATATCACTTAGTTTCATTATTGCTGGGAAGGACACGTCTGCAAACACACTCACTTGGTTCTTTTACATGCTTTGTAAACACACATTTATTCAAGAAAAAATTGCATTAGAAGTGGAAGAAGCCACTGGAGCAGAGCACACATATTCTATTGATGAGTTCTCTCACAAATTAACGGAAACTGCACTTGACAAAATGCATTATCTTCATGCAGCTTTAACTGAGACTCTCAGACTATATCCAGCCGTTCCTCTG GATGGGAAATGCTCAGAGAATGATGATATTCTACCAGatggtttcaaaataaaaaaaggcgATGGAATAAGTTACATGGCATATCCAATGGGAAGGATGACATACATTTGGGGAGAAGATGCAGAGGATTTCCGGCCAGAAAGATGGCTCCATGATGGTGTATTTCAGTCAGAAAGCCCGTTTAAGTTTACTGCATTTCAG GGTGGGCCAAGGATATGTTTAGGGAAGGAATTTGCATATAGACAAATGAAAATACTGGCGGCTTTTCTtgtgttctttttcaagtttaaactGGTGGATAAGCATAAAGAAGCTACTTATAGAACCATGTTCACCCTTCATATGGATAAAGGGCTCCCCTTACATGCATTTCCTCGTTCGAAAGCATAA